In the Mastacembelus armatus chromosome 2, fMasArm1.2, whole genome shotgun sequence genome, one interval contains:
- the LOC113127421 gene encoding uncharacterized protein LOC113127421: MLMLTSLQARWSIKLCTYRAVTSQKIFATKGRLWDFTELLQYCADVTACINLSHRHQSRGFIVINTPPECPVVQPTQRFQKADVVILAHEDVQYIQHKIVSGKDVPRTAATTFRQYCEAILLLNHKLSGLDVTGLSVDDWIARQPVAASVSIQLSSTARQGTFTLNKQEGGLFECYFQSIRPISLRHRQKDDEGKVFLGDAGVPLSNPTSDLRRLRAKLVLAVTT, from the exons ATGTTAATGCTGACATCTCTGCAAGCCAGATGGAGCATCAAACTGTGTACATACAGAGCTGTCACCTCCCAGAAAATCTTTGCCACGAAGGGCAGACTGTGGGACTTCACAGAGCTTCTTCAATACTGTGCTGACGTCACTGCTTGCATCAATTTAAGTCATCGCCATCAGAGTAGAGGTTTTATAGTTATCAACACTCCGCCAGAATGTCCAGTTGTTCAGCCAACACAGAG GTTTCAAAAAGCAGATGTCGTCATTCTTGCACATGAAGATGTACAGTACATCCAGCACAAGATCGTCAGCGGCAAAGACGTTCCAAGGACAGCAGCTACAACCTTCAGGCAATACTGTGAGGCCATCCTTCTTCTGAATCATAAACTTTCCGGATTGGACGTGACTGGGCTGTCT GTTGATGACTGGATTGCCCGACAGCCTGTAGCTGCAAGTGTCAGCATCCAACTCAGTTCCACGGCACGACAGGGGACCTTCACACTCAACAAACAAGAAGGAGGA TTATTCGAATGCTACTTTCAGAGCATCAGGCCCATCTCTTTACGACATCGGCAGAAGGATGATGAGGGCAAGGTTTTCCTAGGAGATGCTGGGGTCCCACTGTCCAACCCGACATCAGACTTGAGGCGACTCAGGGCCAAGCTAGTGCTTGCCGTTACTACATAA